A single genomic interval of Flavobacteriales bacterium harbors:
- the moaA gene encoding GTP 3',8-cyclase MoaA, protein MLTDRHGRTHRSLRISIVDKCDLRCTYCMPEDQHFLKREELMTRAEILTIARLFVERYGIAKIRLTGGEPLVRPDVVDIVRDLSQLPVKLGLTTNALSLHKHLDGLMDAGLKGVNVSLDTFDADRFRKIARRDGFDTVHANILLALRKGLRVKVNMVVMRGVNDDELLRFVELTRDHDLHVRFIEFMPFAGNQWGRDRVYTYAEMLGRIGSAHAFEKLNDDPHSTAKAYRVPGWPGTFAVISTVTEPFCGTCDRLRVTAEGRMRNCLFAREETDLLSALRRGEDIAPLIEANVLAKHAMLGGLPPFRPEKQEEVLHDLSERPMVAIGG, encoded by the coding sequence ATGTTGACCGACCGGCACGGCCGCACGCACCGCAGCCTGCGCATCAGCATCGTGGACAAGTGCGACCTGCGCTGCACCTACTGCATGCCGGAGGATCAACATTTCCTGAAGCGCGAGGAGTTGATGACCCGCGCGGAGATCCTCACCATCGCACGGCTCTTCGTGGAGCGCTATGGGATCGCCAAGATCCGGCTCACCGGAGGCGAACCACTGGTGCGACCCGATGTGGTGGACATCGTGCGCGACCTTTCGCAGCTGCCGGTGAAGCTGGGACTCACCACCAACGCGCTCAGTCTGCACAAGCACCTGGATGGGTTGATGGATGCCGGTCTGAAGGGGGTGAACGTCAGCCTGGACACCTTCGATGCGGATCGCTTCCGGAAGATCGCGCGACGCGATGGTTTCGACACGGTGCATGCCAACATCCTGCTCGCCCTGCGGAAGGGCCTCCGGGTAAAAGTGAACATGGTGGTGATGCGCGGGGTGAACGACGACGAGCTCCTGCGCTTCGTGGAGCTCACCCGCGACCACGACCTGCACGTCCGTTTCATCGAGTTCATGCCCTTTGCGGGCAATCAATGGGGCCGCGATCGCGTGTACACCTACGCCGAGATGCTGGGCCGCATTGGCAGTGCGCATGCCTTCGAGAAACTGAACGACGACCCGCACAGCACGGCCAAGGCCTACCGGGTACCGGGCTGGCCCGGCACCTTCGCGGTGATCAGCACGGTGACGGAGCCCTTCTGCGGCACGTGTGACCGGCTGCGGGTGACCGCGGAGGGCAGGATGCGCAACTGCCTCTTTGCCCGCGAGGAGACCGACCTGCTCTCCGCCCTGCGCCGTGGAGAGGACATCGCGCCCTTGATCGAGGCGAATGTGCTGGCCAAGCACGCCATGCTCGGCGGCCTGCCGCCCTTCAGGCCCGAGAAGCAGGAGGAGGTCCTGCACGACCTGAGCGAACGGCCGATGGTGGCGATCGGGGGATAG
- a CDS encoding nucleoid-associated protein, whose amino-acid sequence MINGKEAMVEELVLHRVGTDGSPSVLSDVSAVLQGPEEQEFLRRLFLKPFASVAVTHTFGDGAQGAGNALQALCAKAAKAKDLVGVSRAIAKLLIDTAAEHEVRGGDLFVVRFHAVELAGAVHDALGILKFDDKEVFLESKVSGGHIGMRLKRGLGGRRPDQALLVLFTPGEHTVLVIDDDPRSGFWQQAFAGLRAKQDHVNSTNNLLEMTRSFITEQLPQDYEIPKADQIDLLNRSVQYFKDNTEFDRSSFAREVFQSEEVIGSFERFGDRFQEERAVDLEDRFAISADAVKKQARVFKSVLKLDKNFHIYIHGDRNKIERGVDDQGRKFYKIYYEQEL is encoded by the coding sequence ATGATCAACGGCAAGGAGGCGATGGTGGAGGAATTGGTGCTGCACCGGGTGGGCACGGATGGATCGCCCAGCGTGCTCTCCGACGTGAGCGCCGTGCTGCAGGGGCCCGAGGAGCAGGAGTTCCTGCGCCGCCTCTTCCTGAAGCCCTTCGCCTCGGTGGCCGTCACCCACACCTTCGGCGACGGAGCACAGGGTGCTGGCAATGCCCTTCAGGCCCTGTGCGCCAAGGCGGCGAAGGCGAAGGACCTGGTCGGGGTGTCCCGGGCCATCGCCAAGCTCCTCATCGACACCGCCGCGGAGCATGAGGTGCGCGGCGGTGACCTCTTCGTCGTCCGCTTCCACGCCGTGGAGCTGGCCGGGGCGGTGCATGATGCGCTGGGCATCCTCAAGTTCGACGACAAGGAGGTCTTCCTGGAGAGCAAGGTCAGTGGGGGCCACATCGGCATGCGCCTCAAACGCGGGCTGGGGGGGCGCAGGCCGGACCAGGCCCTGCTGGTGCTCTTCACCCCGGGTGAGCACACCGTGCTGGTGATCGATGACGATCCGCGCAGCGGGTTCTGGCAGCAGGCCTTCGCCGGGCTCCGTGCCAAACAGGACCACGTGAACAGCACCAATAACCTGCTGGAGATGACGCGCTCGTTCATCACCGAGCAACTGCCGCAGGACTACGAGATCCCCAAGGCCGACCAGATCGACCTGCTGAACCGCTCCGTCCAGTACTTCAAGGACAACACCGAGTTCGACCGGAGCTCCTTCGCCCGTGAGGTGTTCCAAAGCGAGGAGGTGATCGGCTCCTTCGAGCGCTTCGGCGACCGCTTCCAGGAGGAGCGCGCCGTGGACCTGGAGGACCGCTTCGCCATCAGCGCCGACGCCGTGAAGAAGCAGGCCCGTGTGTTCAAGAGCGTGCTGAAACTGGACAAGAACTTCCACATCTACATCCACGGCGACCGCAACAAGATCGAGCGGGGGGTGGATGACCAGGGCCGGAAGTTCTACAAGATCTACTACGAGCAGGAACTCTAG
- a CDS encoding NAD-dependent epimerase/dehydratase family protein: MQTILGANGVIGNELSMLLPQYTDKVRQVSRHPKQVNATDELFSADLLDANALSEAVKGSDVAYLVAGLKYDANVWADQWPRVMRNTIDACKRHVAKLVFFDNVYAYGRVDGVMAEDTPYNPCSRKGEVRARIATTLMDEVKRGELQAMIIRAADFYGPNATLSLTHATVFERLRAGKTPQWVGNAKAVHTFTYTPDAGRSVALLGNTPSAYGQVWHALTSKEDMTGEQFVRMACELAGKPYAIQVAPGWMLSLMGLVMPVLRENKEMMYQFEHDYRFDSSKLERALNVRPTDYRTGVKATL; this comes from the coding sequence ATGCAGACCATCCTCGGCGCCAACGGCGTCATCGGCAACGAACTTTCCATGCTCCTACCCCAGTACACGGACAAGGTCCGTCAGGTGAGCCGCCACCCGAAGCAGGTGAACGCCACCGATGAGCTGTTCTCCGCCGATCTGCTGGATGCCAATGCCTTGAGCGAGGCCGTGAAGGGCAGCGACGTCGCCTACCTGGTGGCCGGGCTTAAGTACGATGCCAACGTGTGGGCCGACCAATGGCCGCGGGTCATGCGCAACACCATCGATGCCTGCAAGCGCCACGTCGCAAAGCTGGTCTTCTTCGATAACGTTTACGCCTACGGCCGGGTGGACGGCGTGATGGCCGAGGACACGCCCTACAACCCCTGCAGCCGGAAAGGGGAAGTGCGGGCCCGCATCGCCACCACCTTGATGGACGAGGTGAAGCGTGGCGAGCTGCAGGCCATGATCATCCGGGCGGCCGACTTCTACGGACCGAACGCGACCCTGAGCCTCACCCACGCCACGGTGTTCGAGCGGCTGCGGGCGGGCAAGACCCCGCAGTGGGTGGGCAATGCCAAGGCCGTGCACACCTTCACCTACACGCCGGATGCTGGTAGGAGCGTGGCGCTGCTGGGCAATACGCCTTCCGCCTACGGACAGGTGTGGCATGCGCTCACCAGCAAAGAGGACATGACCGGCGAGCAGTTCGTGCGCATGGCCTGTGAGCTGGCCGGCAAGCCCTACGCGATCCAGGTGGCACCGGGTTGGATGCTCTCGCTGATGGGCCTGGTCATGCCCGTGCTGCGCGAGAACAAGGAGATGATGTACCAGTTCGAGCACGACTACCGCTTCGACAGCAGCAAGTTGGAGCGGGCGCTGAACGTGCGCCCCACGGACTATCGCACGGGCGTCAAGGCCACGCTGTAA
- a CDS encoding bifunctional molybdenum cofactor biosynthesis protein MoaC/MoaB, whose amino-acid sequence MIDITHKPTTLREATATALVTVSNSATIAAVIGKQVPKGDVLESARVAALFGVKKTHELIPDCHPLPIEHAACTFEVGAMEIVVTMRVRTIYRTGVEVEAMHGASVAALTIYDMLKPIDKGVVIAGIRLLEKKGGKSDWKDRFDTPVKAAVLVISDGVAGGKKEDKAGAAIVERLAQLGVEVPVQAVCADEPEQIANRVNAWSTEGLDLILTTGGTGLSPRDRTPEAIAPLMDREVPGIMEAARSYGQERMPWAMMSRGIAGMIGRTLVITLPGSTRGAQETMDALFPFVLHVVKVQEHAFRHGM is encoded by the coding sequence ATGATCGACATCACCCACAAGCCCACCACCCTGCGCGAGGCCACGGCGACCGCGCTGGTGACCGTTTCCAATTCTGCGACGATCGCCGCAGTTATCGGGAAGCAGGTGCCCAAGGGCGATGTGCTGGAGAGCGCCCGCGTGGCGGCCTTGTTCGGCGTAAAGAAGACCCACGAGCTGATCCCCGATTGCCATCCGCTGCCCATCGAGCATGCGGCGTGCACGTTCGAGGTGGGGGCGATGGAGATCGTCGTCACCATGCGGGTGCGCACCATCTACCGCACCGGGGTGGAGGTGGAGGCCATGCACGGTGCCAGCGTGGCGGCCCTCACCATCTACGACATGCTCAAGCCCATCGACAAGGGCGTGGTGATCGCGGGCATCCGGCTGCTGGAGAAGAAGGGCGGCAAGAGCGACTGGAAGGACCGCTTCGACACGCCCGTGAAGGCGGCCGTGCTGGTGATCAGCGATGGGGTGGCCGGTGGGAAGAAGGAGGACAAGGCGGGCGCGGCGATCGTGGAACGCTTGGCGCAGCTGGGTGTTGAGGTGCCCGTGCAGGCCGTGTGCGCTGACGAGCCTGAGCAGATCGCCAACAGGGTGAACGCATGGTCAACCGAGGGCCTGGACCTCATCCTCACCACAGGCGGCACGGGCCTCTCGCCCCGCGACCGCACGCCCGAGGCCATCGCACCCCTGATGGACCGGGAGGTACCCGGTATCATGGAGGCCGCGCGCAGCTATGGCCAGGAGCGCATGCCCTGGGCGATGATGAGCCGGGGCATCGCCGGCATGATCGGAAGAACGCTGGTGATCACCCTGCCGGGATCCACGCGTGGGGCGCAGGAGACGATGGATGCGCTTTTTCCGTTCGTGCTTCATGTGGTGAAGGTGCAGGAACATGCGTTCAGGCATGGGATGTGA
- a CDS encoding molybdenum cofactor biosynthesis protein MoaE has product MDPEATRSAHKKRDIFVEGPIEPAFIATSIARHATRTDIGAHEIFLGQVRADHVAGADGHPPAATVVAIEYTAYRDMALERMTDIREVAFARWPDITCLHVHHSLGTIKAGELCFMVFASAPHRAAAREAVAWVVDRIKAELPIFGKEIVEGGGHIWKSNG; this is encoded by the coding sequence ATGGATCCCGAGGCGACAAGATCCGCGCATAAGAAGCGGGACATCTTCGTGGAGGGGCCGATCGAACCGGCCTTCATCGCCACGAGCATCGCCAGGCATGCCACCCGCACGGACATCGGTGCCCACGAGATCTTCCTGGGCCAGGTGCGCGCGGACCACGTTGCAGGGGCGGATGGTCATCCGCCTGCGGCAACGGTGGTCGCCATCGAGTACACCGCATACAGGGACATGGCCCTGGAGCGCATGACGGACATCCGCGAGGTGGCCTTCGCCCGATGGCCGGACATCACCTGTCTGCATGTGCACCACAGCCTGGGCACCATCAAGGCCGGCGAGCTGTGCTTCATGGTCTTCGCCAGCGCACCGCATCGTGCTGCCGCGCGCGAGGCCGTGGCCTGGGTGGTGGACCGCATCAAGGCCGAGCTGCCCATCTTCGGGAAGGAGATCGTGGAGGGTGGTGGGCATATTTGGAAATCCAATGGATAG
- a CDS encoding MoaD/ThiS family protein, translating to MEVLLFGLIAERAGTHRIELSASSTSELKDRLAERIEGLAALSYAIAVDRRIQHGDMPLTGTEEIAVLPPFAGG from the coding sequence ATGGAGGTGCTGCTCTTCGGACTGATCGCGGAACGCGCGGGTACGCACAGGATCGAGCTGTCCGCCAGCAGCACGAGCGAACTGAAGGACCGGCTGGCGGAGCGCATCGAAGGCCTGGCCGCGTTGAGCTACGCGATCGCCGTGGACCGGAGGATCCAGCACGGCGACATGCCCCTCACAGGCACCGAGGAGATCGCCGTGCTGCCCCCGTTCGCCGGAGGTTGA
- a CDS encoding molybdenum cofactor guanylyltransferase, which translates to MNDRTWTGVVLAGGRSRRMGTDKALIELDGSTLLDRAVELLRPHARELLIIGDVDRHGHPHARTIGDRRPGLGPLGGLITALERSRYGRIIALACDMPAVNDRLILRLKAHCDASVDAAVPVHDRGIEPLAAAYHLRCLSPFEQAADAGDLKLTDALERVRWASVDVTPGRGGWPPDLFRNINTPADL; encoded by the coding sequence ATGAACGATCGGACCTGGACCGGTGTGGTGCTGGCCGGCGGCCGCAGCCGCCGCATGGGCACGGACAAGGCCCTGATCGAACTGGACGGGTCGACGCTGCTGGACCGTGCGGTGGAGCTGCTGCGCCCGCATGCGCGGGAGCTGCTCATCATCGGTGATGTCGACCGGCATGGTCATCCGCATGCCCGCACCATCGGCGACCGCCGCCCCGGTCTGGGCCCGCTGGGCGGTCTGATCACGGCGCTTGAACGCAGCCGCTATGGCCGCATCATCGCCCTGGCCTGCGACATGCCTGCGGTGAACGACCGCCTGATCCTTCGCTTGAAGGCCCATTGCGACGCATCCGTGGATGCGGCGGTGCCCGTGCACGATCGCGGCATCGAGCCGCTCGCGGCGGCGTACCACCTCAGGTGCCTGTCGCCGTTCGAGCAGGCGGCCGACGCCGGCGACCTGAAGCTCACCGATGCGCTGGAGCGGGTCCGGTGGGCTTCCGTGGACGTGACCCCGGGGCGTGGGGGCTGGCCGCCCGATCTTTTCCGCAACATCAATACGCCGGCCGATCTTTGA
- a CDS encoding molybdopterin molybdotransferase MoeA, producing the protein MIDVQEARATLMRHVRALPAEVAPLSGAVGRFLCADVVATDAFPRFDMSAVDGYAVGSGPGPWRRIGTVAAGDTLDRPIGADECARIFTGACVPEGAVAVLMQERCDETAGQVRTLVGPPTPGANIRRRAEGYREGDLLLHRGDRLDPAAIGLLASSGIRSVTVARRPRVAVVRTGGEFITLDGAAEGRIHSSNEVMLQAALQEVGAPMASPPIAVQDDRDGLCEALRTACAGADLVLTTGGASVGEHDLLRPVLEHLGATLHFHGVRQKPGKPMLFATLDGTPVIGLPGNPRAVLVLFEVYVRGFLRALQGARHPGPAEELLPLAGSVERKGERDEFRAARVRDGRVELLPDEGSHLLGGLVGGAVLCHLEAARTRLNSGDRVRVIRPLP; encoded by the coding sequence ATGATCGACGTACAGGAGGCCCGGGCCACGCTGATGCGGCATGTCCGCGCACTTCCCGCGGAGGTCGCACCCCTGTCCGGTGCCGTGGGTCGCTTCCTGTGCGCGGATGTCGTGGCCACCGATGCCTTTCCGCGGTTCGACATGAGCGCGGTGGACGGCTACGCCGTGGGCTCCGGCCCGGGCCCTTGGAGACGCATCGGCACCGTAGCCGCGGGGGACACGCTGGACCGGCCCATCGGTGCGGACGAGTGCGCGCGCATCTTCACGGGCGCCTGCGTGCCCGAAGGCGCGGTGGCCGTCCTGATGCAGGAGCGTTGCGATGAGACCGCCGGGCAGGTCCGCACCTTGGTCGGACCTCCCACGCCCGGCGCCAACATCCGTCGCCGTGCCGAGGGCTATCGCGAGGGCGACCTGCTGCTGCATCGCGGCGACCGCCTGGACCCCGCCGCCATCGGTCTGCTGGCCTCGTCGGGGATCCGTTCGGTGACCGTGGCTCGACGACCACGGGTGGCCGTGGTCCGCACCGGGGGTGAGTTCATCACGCTCGATGGCGCCGCCGAAGGGCGGATCCACAGCAGCAATGAGGTGATGCTCCAGGCGGCGCTTCAGGAGGTGGGCGCGCCCATGGCCTCGCCCCCCATCGCCGTGCAGGATGATCGTGACGGTTTGTGCGAAGCGCTCCGAACGGCTTGTGCCGGAGCTGACCTGGTGCTCACCACCGGCGGAGCCTCCGTAGGGGAGCACGACCTGCTGCGGCCCGTGCTGGAGCACTTGGGCGCCACGCTCCACTTCCACGGTGTTCGCCAGAAACCGGGCAAGCCGATGCTCTTCGCCACGTTGGACGGAACGCCCGTGATCGGGCTGCCGGGCAACCCCCGCGCGGTGCTGGTGCTCTTCGAGGTGTATGTGCGCGGCTTCCTCCGCGCGCTGCAGGGTGCCCGCCATCCCGGTCCTGCGGAAGAGCTGCTGCCCCTGGCTGGATCCGTGGAGCGCAAGGGCGAACGCGACGAGTTCCGCGCGGCGCGCGTGCGCGACGGCCGGGTGGAGCTGCTGCCGGATGAAGGCTCCCATCTGCTCGGCGGCCTGGTGGGCGGCGCCGTCCTGTGTCACCTGGAGGCCGCGCGGACCCGCCTCAACAGCGGCGACCGCGTGCGCGTGATCCGTCCCCTGCCATGA
- a CDS encoding sulfite exporter TauE/SafE family protein gives MDPVRATAADLTAMPAALGIAIIALLYASVGHGGASGYLALMALMGQAPADMRPAALWLNLLVSAVATVQYARAGHFTWRLFLPFALLSVPMAYLGARITLEAETYERLLAFCLLLAALRLLGVFGAPATALRRVHPLGAPVLGAAIGLVSGLVGIGGGVLLSPAILLLRWGDAHRTAAVSAPFILVNSAAGLVGLHAVGPPAGLHIGWLFAALAGALIGSTLGARVLPDLRLRQVLGAVLLLASTKLLMA, from the coding sequence ATGGACCCGGTTCGCGCCACCGCAGCCGACCTGACCGCCATGCCCGCTGCCCTTGGCATCGCCATCATCGCCCTGCTGTACGCCTCCGTGGGCCACGGTGGGGCCAGCGGTTACCTGGCGCTGATGGCCCTGATGGGGCAGGCCCCGGCGGACATGCGCCCCGCCGCGCTGTGGCTCAATCTGCTGGTGAGCGCCGTGGCCACGGTCCAATACGCGCGTGCCGGCCACTTCACATGGCGCCTCTTCCTGCCCTTCGCGCTCCTGTCCGTACCGATGGCCTACCTCGGAGCGCGGATCACCCTGGAGGCGGAGACCTACGAGCGCCTTCTGGCGTTCTGCCTGCTGCTGGCGGCCTTGCGCCTCCTGGGCGTGTTCGGAGCGCCGGCCACTGCGCTGCGCCGCGTTCATCCGCTGGGTGCGCCCGTCCTCGGTGCGGCCATCGGTCTGGTCTCCGGCCTCGTCGGGATCGGCGGCGGCGTGCTGCTGAGCCCGGCCATTCTGTTGCTGCGTTGGGGCGATGCCCATCGCACCGCCGCGGTCAGTGCACCCTTCATCCTGGTGAACAGCGCCGCAGGGCTCGTCGGGCTTCACGCCGTCGGCCCGCCGGCCGGCCTGCACATCGGTTGGCTTTTCGCCGCGCTGGCCGGTGCGCTGATCGGCAGTACACTGGGTGCCCGCGTGCTGCCCGACCTCCGGCTGCGGCAGGTGCTGGGCGCCGTTCTTCTGCTCGCCTCCACCAAGCTGCTGATGGCATGA
- a CDS encoding ThiF family adenylyltransferase, translated as MRSTAPPLRSTVLVIGIGGLGHALLERCARLPVRRLTLVDGDRVEPHNLERQPLFAPVDLGRPKVAVAAAWLRQAMPGTLIDVVDAFADADSLPNLVEQHSIVVDCTDDVHARTLIDRVCMEHRIPLVSGAVHGSEGQVLVLHAPDGQGDPSLTRVQVFAGRPGPGQDECDMRQVPLEVLEAVGACMQQRVGDLMAGRPVENGALDLYAGSRWTRFAPPQPT; from the coding sequence ATGCGCTCCACGGCTCCACCGCTCCGGTCCACTGTGCTGGTGATCGGCATCGGCGGGTTGGGCCATGCGCTGTTGGAACGCTGTGCCCGGCTGCCGGTCCGGCGACTCACCTTGGTCGACGGCGACCGGGTGGAGCCGCACAACCTGGAGCGCCAGCCGCTCTTCGCGCCGGTGGACCTGGGACGGCCCAAGGTGGCCGTGGCCGCCGCATGGCTGCGCCAGGCCATGCCGGGCACCCTCATCGACGTGGTGGACGCCTTCGCTGACGCGGACTCGCTGCCGAACCTGGTCGAGCAGCACAGCATCGTGGTGGACTGCACGGACGATGTGCATGCGCGGACCCTGATCGATCGGGTATGCATGGAACATCGGATCCCCCTCGTCAGCGGAGCCGTGCATGGGAGCGAGGGCCAGGTGCTGGTGCTGCATGCGCCGGACGGTCAAGGCGATCCGTCGCTTACGCGTGTGCAGGTGTTCGCCGGACGGCCGGGTCCGGGGCAGGACGAGTGCGACATGCGCCAGGTGCCGTTGGAGGTTCTGGAGGCCGTGGGCGCATGCATGCAGCAACGGGTGGGCGACCTCATGGCCGGTCGACCTGTGGAGAACGGTGCCCTGGACCTGTACGCGGGGAGCCGATGGACCCGGTTCGCGCCACCGCAGCCGACCTGA
- a CDS encoding VCBS repeat-containing protein, whose protein sequence is MVHRYSSAAALLLSATGLFAQPVFTNQSTNLSHNASSGGCMAVVDMDFDGLDDIVQLDMSKHVYILYQNPDHSFTTIDYGVVDGSNQWGWAIADMDRSGHKDIMSGVSVTRYLRITSRGVSQLVDLNGPTIFHQGVSIADMNGDGWADLYACNDVGPNNIWMNDGTGNLLYDGNFIDWNTNPASDMSGNYASVFTDFDDDGDIDLHISHCRQGVNNPNDPRRWDRLFVNDGNNNYTDLAINYGLQNREQVWTTDFGDYDNDGDLDAFSTTHSTTLMLFENDGTNNYVNVTAGSGLDSYTGFFLQGLFRDLDNDGWLDIMTGSADYYFKGNGDGTFTEVPSMFPSGKNMLSFAFGDLNEDGFTDVYASYGDAYVDGDPSFPDRLWMNTPNGNHWLDIDLVGVQSNKEAIGAKVKIWGPWGIQVREVRSGESYGVVNSATLHFGLGSITEVDSLVVQWPSGEVDSYTDIDADQTITLLEGICIAPVAEIAAGGDLVVCAGGTPLTLTANPGFQYTWSTNATTQSIDVTAGGTYTVTIDDGTGCWSQASVTVTENPDETPTVTVNGETTFCEGGAVELTCSPANGYTWSNGATTQTVQATADGPITVTVAGLCGNFTSAPVELEVIDTPDAPATTGATILGPGTADISATGAAITWYDLPSGGTALGGGNTWTTPFVNSTTSFWAEDVNTFGGGAASGGRVDNTTSGQYHQNDGFYLLFDAYERFTINTVKVYSNTAGVRTISVIDMSDNSTVASVTPNIPTGTQVVTLGLEVPGPGNYALRCVGTPNLWRDGLGSNPTYPYALGTLGAITGTNIGGQNALQYYYFFYDWQVEAFGVDCASPRTEAIVTVSSVGIGENDGADALQLMPNPADESVAVVFPASEARVTVEVSDLSGRVVRSVGGAGNAGRLTFDVSDLAAGQYIVRLASADRQRVTRLTVR, encoded by the coding sequence ATGGTCCATCGTTACTCATCCGCGGCGGCGCTCCTGTTGTCCGCGACCGGGCTTTTTGCGCAGCCCGTGTTCACCAACCAGTCGACCAACCTGTCGCACAACGCAAGCAGCGGAGGTTGCATGGCCGTGGTGGACATGGACTTCGACGGGCTGGATGACATCGTGCAGCTCGACATGAGCAAGCATGTGTACATCCTGTACCAGAACCCCGACCACTCCTTCACCACGATCGATTACGGGGTGGTGGACGGCAGCAACCAATGGGGTTGGGCCATCGCGGACATGGACCGCAGCGGCCACAAGGACATCATGAGCGGCGTGTCCGTCACGCGGTACCTGCGCATCACCTCGCGCGGCGTGTCCCAGCTCGTCGACCTCAATGGTCCCACCATCTTCCACCAGGGTGTGAGCATCGCCGACATGAACGGGGATGGCTGGGCCGATCTGTACGCCTGCAACGATGTGGGTCCGAACAACATCTGGATGAACGACGGCACGGGGAACCTGCTCTACGATGGCAACTTCATCGACTGGAACACGAACCCGGCCTCGGACATGAGCGGGAACTACGCGAGCGTGTTCACCGATTTCGATGACGACGGCGACATCGACCTGCACATCAGCCACTGCCGCCAGGGCGTGAACAACCCGAACGACCCCCGGCGCTGGGACCGCCTGTTCGTGAACGACGGCAACAACAACTACACCGACCTGGCCATCAACTACGGTCTTCAGAACCGCGAGCAGGTGTGGACCACCGACTTCGGCGATTACGACAACGACGGCGACCTCGACGCCTTCAGCACCACCCACAGCACCACGCTGATGCTGTTCGAGAACGACGGCACGAACAACTACGTGAACGTCACGGCGGGCAGCGGCCTGGACTCCTACACCGGCTTCTTCCTGCAGGGCCTGTTCCGCGACCTGGACAATGACGGCTGGCTGGACATCATGACCGGCTCGGCGGACTACTACTTCAAGGGCAACGGGGACGGCACGTTCACCGAGGTGCCCTCCATGTTCCCGTCCGGCAAGAACATGCTGAGCTTCGCCTTCGGCGACCTCAACGAGGACGGGTTCACGGACGTGTACGCCAGCTATGGGGATGCCTATGTGGACGGCGACCCCAGCTTCCCCGACCGGCTGTGGATGAACACCCCGAACGGGAACCACTGGCTGGACATCGATCTGGTGGGCGTGCAGAGCAACAAGGAGGCCATCGGTGCCAAGGTGAAGATCTGGGGCCCCTGGGGCATCCAGGTGCGCGAGGTGCGCAGCGGCGAGAGCTATGGTGTGGTGAACAGCGCCACCCTCCACTTCGGCCTCGGTTCCATCACCGAGGTGGACAGCCTGGTCGTGCAATGGCCCAGCGGTGAGGTGGACAGCTACACCGACATCGACGCGGACCAGACCATCACCCTCCTCGAAGGCATCTGCATCGCGCCGGTGGCCGAGATCGCGGCGGGTGGGGATCTGGTCGTTTGCGCAGGCGGAACCCCGCTGACGCTCACGGCGAACCCCGGCTTCCAGTACACCTGGAGCACCAACGCCACCACCCAGAGCATCGACGTCACCGCAGGGGGTACCTACACGGTGACCATCGATGATGGTACGGGCTGCTGGAGCCAGGCCTCGGTGACCGTCACCGAGAACCCCGATGAGACGCCGACAGTGACGGTGAACGGCGAGACCACCTTCTGTGAGGGAGGTGCGGTGGAGTTGACCTGTTCGCCGGCGAACGGCTACACGTGGAGCAACGGCGCCACCACGCAGACGGTGCAGGCCACAGCGGACGGACCGATCACGGTGACCGTGGCCGGTCTTTGTGGCAACTTCACCTCCGCCCCTGTGGAACTGGAGGTGATCGACACGCCTGATGCACCGGCCACCACGGGCGCCACGATCCTGGGACCGGGTACGGCCGATATCAGTGCCACGGGCGCGGCCATCACCTGGTACGATCTGCCTTCCGGCGGCACCGCACTGGGCGGCGGCAACACGTGGACGACGCCCTTCGTGAACAGCACCACCAGCTTCTGGGCCGAGGATGTGAACACCTTCGGAGGTGGCGCGGCCAGCGGAGGCCGTGTGGACAACACCACCAGCGGTCAGTACCACCAGAACGATGGCTTCTACCTGCTGTTCGATGCGTATGAGCGCTTCACCATCAACACGGTGAAGGTCTACTCCAACACCGCCGGTGTGCGCACCATCTCGGTGATCGACATGAGCGACAACAGCACGGTGGCCAGCGTCACGCCCAACATCCCCACCGGCACTCAGGTGGTGACCCTCGGCCTGGAAGTGCCGGGCCCCGGGAACTATGCCCTGCGCTGCGTGGGCACGCCGAACCTGTGGCGGGACGGCCTCGGCAGCAATCCCACGTACCCCTACGCCCTGGGCACCCTCGGCGCCATCACCGGCACCAACATCGGTGGGCAGAACGCCCTGCAGTACTATTACTTCTTCTACGACTGGCAGGTGGAGGCCTTCGGCGTGGACTGCGCCAGCCCGCGCACCGAGGCCATCGTCACCGTGAGCTCCGTGGGCATCGGGGAGAACGATGGTGCGGATGCACTTCAGCTGATGCCCAACCCGGCCGATGAGTCCGTGGCCGTGGTGTTCCCCGCCAGCGAAGCCCGCGTCACCGTCGAGGTCTCCGACCTCAGCGGTCGTGTGGTGCGCAGTGTGGGCGGTGCCGGCAACGCGGGACGCCTCACCTTCGATGTGAGCGATCTGGCCGCAGGACAGTACATCGTCCGCCTCGCCTCCGCCGATCGCCAGCGCGTGACCCGCTTGACGGTGCGCTGA